From Rubidibacter lacunae KORDI 51-2, a single genomic window includes:
- a CDS encoding M1 family metallopeptidase: MPNHLHRFYFDTEDDSRRAFELPGATPHYNPDRPGRVKHILLELAIDFDNRSFSGTCTTVLVPVRAGIDTLVLDAEDLQIDAVRIGSIAQPFHYDGKQLRVRLAQPTGTEAIELSVDYCVEQPQRGLYFVGPTDRYPDKPTQAWTQGEDEDSRFWFPCFDYPGQLASSELRVRVAKPYTAISNGTLTDTTDLGNERIFHWFQAQVHPTYLMTLAAGEFVETRDEWDGIPITYHVAPDRAEQAARTLGKTPRMVAFFSEKYGYRYAFPKYAQVCVDDFIFGGMENTSCTLLTDRCLLDERAEIDNMRSESLVAHELAHQWFGDLVVIKHWSHAWIKEGMASYAEVQWTEHEYGNDDAAYYLLGEARSYLDEDSTRYRRPIVTNVYREAIELYDRHLYEKGACVYHMIRAALGDAEFDRAIHAFVRDNAHKTVETIDLLRAIDNATGRNLAPLFDQYVFRGGHPDFKVAYSWDAASNLAQLTVTQSQAKTDKDGTKREIFDLRIPVAFGYVETGSEPTYKTVTLRVNEPEHSFYFPLDRQPQYVSFDAGNAHLKTVELAYPARELKAQLQHDRDVIARIYAAEALGKQGNLDAVKALGKALQTDPFWGVRVEVAKQLGKVELDRAAAELIAGLDDADARVRRAVLDALGKLKTEKSFEAIARIAKAGDPSYYTEATALRALGGMVTGTLKARAPEVLELLKDVLRSRAGWNEVVRAGAIGGLSKLKTTPEAADAILEYVQIGIPQALRLAAIRALGAVAAGQEPDRVERILEQLDAIAGESFFLTQVAVVGALSHMQTPKAIAILSGLAERTPDGRVRRRAEEAIVSVRRKLGTDKVVKELREELDALKQDNLDLRSRLAKLEAQSGSESDRAV; the protein is encoded by the coding sequence ATGCCGAACCACTTGCACCGCTTTTACTTCGATACCGAAGACGACAGCCGCAGAGCCTTCGAACTACCCGGCGCGACGCCTCACTACAATCCCGATCGCCCCGGCCGAGTCAAACACATTCTGCTCGAACTGGCAATCGACTTCGACAACCGCAGCTTCAGCGGCACCTGCACGACGGTCCTCGTCCCGGTGCGCGCGGGCATCGATACCCTGGTCCTCGATGCAGAAGATTTACAGATCGACGCCGTGCGGATCGGATCGATCGCGCAACCCTTCCACTACGACGGCAAGCAACTGCGCGTACGACTGGCGCAACCGACCGGGACCGAGGCGATCGAGCTGTCGGTCGACTATTGCGTCGAGCAGCCCCAACGCGGACTCTATTTCGTCGGTCCGACCGACCGCTACCCCGACAAACCCACCCAAGCCTGGACCCAAGGCGAAGATGAGGATTCTCGCTTCTGGTTCCCGTGCTTCGATTATCCCGGCCAGCTTGCTAGCTCTGAGCTGCGCGTACGCGTTGCCAAACCCTACACAGCGATTTCTAACGGCACGCTAACTGATACGACCGATCTGGGCAACGAACGGATCTTTCACTGGTTCCAAGCGCAGGTTCACCCAACCTACCTGATGACCTTGGCCGCGGGCGAGTTCGTGGAAACCCGGGACGAGTGGGACGGCATTCCGATCACTTACCACGTTGCTCCCGACCGCGCGGAACAAGCTGCCCGTACCCTCGGCAAAACCCCGCGCATGGTTGCCTTTTTTAGCGAAAAGTACGGCTATCGCTATGCGTTTCCGAAGTACGCGCAAGTATGCGTCGATGACTTCATCTTCGGCGGCATGGAAAACACCTCCTGCACGCTGCTCACCGATCGCTGTCTGCTCGACGAACGGGCCGAGATCGACAACATGCGCTCCGAAAGTCTCGTTGCCCACGAGCTGGCACACCAGTGGTTTGGCGACTTGGTCGTCATCAAGCACTGGTCCCATGCCTGGATCAAAGAAGGGATGGCGTCCTACGCCGAAGTGCAATGGACGGAGCACGAATACGGGAACGATGATGCGGCTTACTATTTGCTGGGTGAAGCCCGCAGCTACCTCGACGAGGACAGTACGCGCTACCGCCGCCCGATCGTCACCAACGTCTACCGCGAGGCAATCGAACTTTACGATCGCCACCTCTACGAAAAAGGGGCGTGCGTCTACCACATGATTCGTGCTGCATTGGGCGATGCGGAGTTCGATCGCGCCATACACGCCTTTGTCCGCGATAACGCTCACAAAACGGTCGAAACCATCGACTTGCTGCGGGCGATCGACAACGCTACCGGTCGCAACCTGGCCCCGCTGTTCGACCAGTACGTTTTCCGTGGCGGTCACCCGGACTTCAAAGTTGCTTATAGCTGGGATGCAGCCTCGAACTTGGCACAACTAACCGTTACCCAGTCGCAAGCCAAAACCGACAAAGACGGGACCAAACGCGAAATTTTCGACCTGCGGATTCCCGTAGCATTCGGTTACGTCGAGACCGGCAGCGAGCCGACCTACAAAACCGTTACGCTGCGCGTGAACGAGCCCGAGCACAGCTTTTACTTCCCGCTCGATCGCCAGCCGCAATATGTGAGCTTCGATGCGGGGAACGCCCACCTCAAAACCGTCGAGCTGGCGTATCCCGCCCGAGAACTCAAAGCCCAACTCCAGCACGATCGCGATGTTATCGCTCGAATCTATGCTGCCGAGGCGCTTGGCAAGCAAGGCAACCTGGATGCCGTTAAAGCGTTGGGAAAAGCCCTGCAAACCGACCCGTTCTGGGGCGTCCGCGTGGAAGTTGCCAAGCAACTCGGGAAAGTCGAACTCGATCGCGCTGCCGCCGAGCTAATCGCCGGGTTGGACGACGCCGACGCGCGTGTCCGCCGTGCCGTGCTCGACGCCCTCGGCAAGCTCAAGACGGAGAAAAGCTTTGAAGCGATCGCGCGCATTGCCAAGGCCGGCGACCCGAGCTACTACACCGAGGCAACTGCCTTGCGCGCCCTCGGCGGTATGGTAACGGGGACGCTTAAGGCGCGGGCGCCAGAGGTTCTGGAGCTGCTGAAAGACGTGCTGCGATCGCGGGCGGGTTGGAACGAAGTGGTCAGAGCCGGCGCGATCGGCGGGTTGAGCAAGCTTAAAACCACGCCCGAGGCCGCAGACGCGATTCTGGAGTACGTGCAGATCGGCATACCACAAGCCCTGCGGCTCGCGGCAATTCGCGCGCTCGGCGCCGTGGCGGCCGGTCAAGAACCCGATCGCGTGGAACGGATTCTCGAGCAGCTCGACGCGATCGCGGGCGAGTCGTTCTTCCTAACCCAGGTGGCCGTCGTCGGCGCGCTGTCTCATATGCAGACCCCCAAGGCGATCGCGATCCTGAGCGGTTTGGCCGAGCGCACGCCCGACGGACGCGTGCGCCGCCGCGCGGAAGAGGCGATCGTCAGCGTCCGCCGCAAATTGGGTACCGACAAGGTGGTGAAGGAGCTGCGCGAGGAGCTCGACGCACTCAAGCAAGACAACCTCGACCTGCGCAGCCGCTTAGCGAAATTAGAAGCCCAGTCGGGCAGCGAGAGCGATCGCGCAGTTTGA